In Mariluticola halotolerans, one DNA window encodes the following:
- the flgF gene encoding flagellar basal-body rod protein FlgF — MENAQLIGLSRQVALQRQMDVVANNMANINTAGFKNEAMLYEEYEMPVARDRDFSYSDQTLSYTQDWATMHDLSAGAIVQTGNPLDVALQGDGFLSVQTLAGERYTRDGSLKIDANGTLVTSNGQPILSEGGTVTFGPAETDIAIGQDGSISSSAGNKGRLKVVSFEAPQLLKREGDNLFSGADAVAIADTSTLVVQGAIEHSNVSGVTEMANMIRVNRAYQTLTQMIQRQDELRSKAIQTLGSMQA; from the coding sequence ATGGAAAACGCGCAACTAATTGGCCTTTCGAGGCAGGTTGCATTGCAACGCCAGATGGATGTCGTGGCCAATAACATGGCCAACATCAATACGGCCGGCTTCAAGAACGAAGCCATGTTGTACGAGGAATATGAAATGCCGGTCGCCCGCGACCGTGACTTTTCCTATTCAGACCAGACACTGTCCTACACGCAGGACTGGGCGACAATGCATGATTTGTCGGCCGGGGCCATTGTACAGACAGGCAATCCACTGGACGTGGCGCTGCAGGGCGACGGGTTTTTGAGTGTCCAGACGCTTGCCGGTGAACGCTATACGCGGGATGGCAGCCTGAAAATCGACGCCAATGGCACGCTGGTGACCAGCAATGGCCAACCGATACTTTCCGAGGGCGGGACGGTTACGTTCGGGCCGGCGGAAACCGATATCGCCATTGGCCAGGACGGCAGCATCTCATCAAGTGCCGGTAACAAGGGCCGCCTGAAAGTGGTCAGCTTTGAAGCGCCGCAATTGCTCAAGCGCGAGGGCGACAACCTGTTTTCGGGTGCCGATGCCGTGGCCATTGCCGACACATCCACACTGGTGGTGCAGGGGGCGATTGAACATTCCAATGTTTCGGGCGTCACGGAAATGGCCAACATGATCCGGGTCAACCGCGCCTACCAGACCCTCACCCAAATGATTCAGCGCCAGGACGAGCTTCGCAGCAAAGCGATTCAGACCCTTGGCAGCATGCAAGCCTAG